The DNA sequence CATTATAATATTCTTGTAATTTTTCTTCTATCTGTTTAGATATTTCAGCATCATCTTGAGAAATATCTAYRCCATATTTTTGCACTTCTTCATCTAAAACGGGCGGTGTTACATCTGGAGGCGTTACTGTAGAGCCGCCAGTTTGTCCTGATTCTCCATTATTTACATTATCTGGATTACTTGGRCTAGAACATGACACTGCAAATAAAAAACATAATAATAATACAATTTTTTTATACATAAAMCCTCCATAAATAAAGTTACTTTTGTTTAACTTCAGTAAAATTACCGCCTAAAAAGTTTTGCCATTCACTAAGCTGAGGATTTTCAACATTTGGCAATATTAAAGTTTTAGCTGTAGCAGGAAATACATCTCCGCCATGTTGTATAGCATYAGGMYTTGTTCCCAAATAAGTAACAGTAGTTAAAGATGATGAGCTTCCAAATACACTTCCACCCATTGATTTTACAGATGCCGGTATTAGTACTTCTTTTAT is a window from the Brachyspira sp. SAP_772 genome containing:
- a CDS encoding leucine-rich repeat protein translates to IEGNAFSLFSKFLKEITIPDSVISIDNYAFQKSDSIEKVIFKETSKIEHIGDLAFSYSKIKEVLIPASVKSMGGSVFGSSSSLTTVTYLGTXPBAIQHGGDVFPATAKTLILPNVENPQLSEWQNFLGGNFTEVKQK